A portion of the Sphingorhabdus pulchriflava genome contains these proteins:
- a CDS encoding DUF7010 family protein yields MNIKAAQEELCSSYANGAIGVAVSGMVWLASGIAALGLDPRLAMAVLFFGGMAIHPLSTLIVRQILKRPAVSAENSLEMIGLLTVPIILLGLFAGYLVSGDKPAWFFAIALMAVGARYLTFKTIYGLSHYIVLGFVLLAIGFAGIWLALPSGGLIAIAGGAIELIAAAILWSTKPKAAA; encoded by the coding sequence ATGAATATTAAAGCTGCTCAGGAAGAGCTGTGTTCATCCTATGCGAATGGCGCGATTGGCGTGGCAGTATCTGGCATGGTTTGGCTGGCTTCCGGGATTGCGGCTCTCGGTCTGGATCCACGTCTTGCCATGGCTGTGCTGTTTTTTGGTGGGATGGCGATCCACCCACTATCCACACTAATCGTTCGGCAGATTTTGAAACGACCGGCGGTCAGCGCTGAAAACAGTCTTGAAATGATTGGGCTATTGACCGTGCCTATAATCCTTTTGGGACTCTTTGCCGGCTATCTTGTCAGCGGAGATAAGCCAGCCTGGTTTTTTGCTATTGCTTTGATGGCCGTTGGAGCGCGCTATCTGACTTTCAAGACCATATATGGTCTTAGCCACTATATTGTTCTGGGCTTCGTCTTGCTGGCAATCGGATTTGCCGGGATTTGGCTGGCGCTTCCTTCGGGAGGTCTGATCGCTATTGCTGGAGGCGCGATTGAACTTATCGCGGCAGCCATATTGTGGTCAACCAAGCCTAAAGCTGCCGCTTAA
- a CDS encoding NAD(P)/FAD-dependent oxidoreductase: protein MKAGNYDAIILGAGGAGLMCALTAGQRGRRVLVIDHASGPGKKILISGGGRCNFTNVNATSQNAQERYISANPHFAKSALGRYEPQDFIDLVASHGIAFHEKTLGQLFCDGSARQIVSMLMDECDKAVVFGGRVDFAFGLDVRDVSHDGSSFRVAYGNLSANAPRLIVATGGPSIPKMGATGFAYDLARQFGLKIVEPRPALVPLTLGGDDVLFRELSGVSAEVIATAGKAAFREAALFTHRGLSGPAILQASSYWSNGEPIQIDFLPEADTGGLLAEAKRANPRATVRSTLERHLPGRLAEALAGQLALNGNLADQSDRKLAEAGARLDNWIFHPNGSEGYAKAEVTRGGIATDGLSQKTLEAKTVPGLHFIGEAVDVTGWLGGYNFQWAWASGTAAALAV, encoded by the coding sequence ATGAAAGCCGGAAATTATGATGCGATCATCCTAGGCGCTGGCGGCGCAGGGCTGATGTGTGCCTTGACTGCGGGGCAGCGCGGGCGGCGGGTGCTGGTGATTGATCATGCCTCAGGTCCCGGCAAGAAAATCCTGATTTCCGGCGGCGGGCGCTGCAATTTCACCAATGTGAATGCGACCAGCCAGAATGCGCAAGAACGCTATATTTCTGCTAACCCGCATTTCGCCAAATCGGCGCTGGGGCGTTATGAGCCGCAGGATTTTATTGATCTGGTGGCATCGCACGGCATCGCCTTTCACGAAAAGACGCTGGGTCAGTTGTTTTGCGATGGCAGCGCTCGGCAAATCGTTTCGATGCTGATGGACGAATGTGACAAGGCTGTTGTGTTTGGCGGCCGCGTCGATTTTGCCTTTGGTCTGGATGTACGAGATGTGTCGCATGACGGCAGCAGTTTCCGCGTTGCCTATGGCAATCTGTCTGCAAATGCGCCGCGCCTGATTGTCGCGACGGGAGGACCCAGCATTCCCAAAATGGGCGCGACCGGATTTGCTTATGATCTCGCCCGCCAGTTCGGGTTGAAAATTGTCGAACCGCGCCCGGCGCTAGTGCCGCTGACGCTGGGCGGCGACGACGTACTGTTCCGCGAATTGTCGGGCGTGTCCGCCGAGGTGATTGCGACAGCCGGCAAGGCCGCTTTCCGCGAAGCCGCTTTATTCACGCATCGGGGGCTGTCAGGCCCCGCCATCCTGCAGGCCAGCAGCTATTGGTCCAATGGTGAGCCGATACAGATCGATTTCCTTCCAGAAGCCGATACGGGTGGGTTGTTGGCTGAGGCCAAACGCGCCAACCCGCGCGCGACGGTGCGTTCGACGCTCGAACGGCATTTGCCCGGGCGATTGGCAGAGGCGCTGGCAGGGCAGTTGGCGCTGAATGGCAACCTTGCCGACCAATCCGACCGCAAACTGGCCGAAGCGGGCGCGCGGCTGGATAACTGGATCTTCCACCCCAATGGCAGCGAGGGCTATGCCAAGGCCGAAGTCACCCGCGGCGGCATTGCCACCGATGGCCTCTCGCAAAAGACGCTGGAGGCCAAAACCGTCCCCGGCCTGCACTTCATCGGCGAAGCTGTCGATGTCACCGGCTGGCTGGGCGGCTATAACTTCCAATGGGCCTGGGCGAGTGGGACCGCTGCTGCCTTGGCGGTGTAG
- a CDS encoding DUF2975 domain-containing protein, protein MARSGTPIARWSLWLRPLISSVLLLLISVIGLDLYLALQASSSRQALGFVLLVRLPIVFYLAAIWSMRLATSQLAQGVTFDRLLPKMLTRVGWALALGAVSSVLISPLLQRAMLGNHFGGLAAFDPAAIAVGLVGLLLAILARLLEQAADMRSELDEIL, encoded by the coding sequence ATGGCGCGCTCAGGTACACCGATTGCGAGGTGGAGCTTATGGCTTCGGCCACTCATAAGTTCCGTTCTCCTCCTGCTCATCAGCGTGATCGGACTGGACCTGTATTTGGCATTACAGGCATCCTCATCCCGACAAGCGCTAGGCTTTGTCTTGCTGGTTCGCTTGCCAATTGTCTTTTATCTGGCTGCGATATGGTCGATGCGCTTGGCGACTTCGCAACTTGCACAAGGCGTGACATTCGACCGACTCTTACCAAAGATGCTCACACGTGTGGGTTGGGCACTAGCCTTAGGGGCAGTATCCTCTGTCTTGATCAGCCCGTTGCTGCAACGGGCAATGCTTGGAAACCACTTCGGTGGACTGGCAGCTTTTGATCCCGCAGCCATCGCAGTCGGACTGGTCGGCCTCTTGCTTGCCATTTTGGCTCGCTTGCTCGAACAAGCCGCAGATATGCGTTCTGAACTGGATGAGATTCTCTAA
- a CDS encoding DUF1153 domain-containing protein has protein sequence MIENQKIRPAQVVGPLGEPLTVDSLPPPETTRWVVRRKAEVVAAVNGGLLTISEVCERYGLTLEEFASWQRAIDRSGMPGLRVTRIQHYRDLYERQQKY, from the coding sequence ATGATTGAAAACCAGAAAATCCGACCTGCGCAAGTGGTAGGCCCGCTTGGGGAACCGCTGACCGTTGATTCGTTGCCGCCGCCGGAAACGACCCGCTGGGTCGTGCGCCGCAAGGCAGAGGTTGTAGCAGCCGTTAACGGTGGGCTGCTGACCATCAGCGAAGTGTGCGAACGCTATGGCCTCACTTTGGAGGAATTTGCTTCGTGGCAGCGCGCCATCGATCGTTCAGGAATGCCGGGGCTGCGAGTAACGCGAATTCAGCACTATCGCGACCTATACGAACGCCAGCAAAAATACTGA
- a CDS encoding efflux RND transporter periplasmic adaptor subunit codes for MNYETSIASDTDLLDPEGAASSRRKRNLIIAIVLLTAAAMAAAYFFFGGTSTEEEAAAAADKLGQAQTVSVVAPGRETVARAISATGTLAARREIPVGVVGEGGQVSQVFVDAGDWVQQGQVLASIERSVQSQQIIGQEAQINAARADLQLAQNELDRAMQLVSRGFISKADVDRKTATRDSARARVSIADAQLRELRARTARLDIRAPVGGYVLERSVEPGQTVSQGSGVLFRMAKGGELELQAQLGETELAMISVGVPATVTPVGSDRQFNGTIWQIAPTINQQSRQGIARIALPFDRALKPGGFAAVEIKAGAVTAAVLPESAIQNDRDGSFVYIVNKQNKVQRRAVKTGIITQQGIAINEGLDGTERVVLYAGGFLNPDETVKPKLVKTAAQSAAR; via the coding sequence ATGAACTACGAAACGAGCATAGCTAGTGACACCGACTTGTTGGATCCGGAAGGCGCGGCAAGCAGTCGGCGCAAGCGCAATCTTATCATCGCGATTGTATTGCTCACGGCCGCAGCAATGGCTGCCGCCTATTTCTTTTTTGGCGGAACAAGTACCGAAGAAGAAGCGGCTGCAGCCGCGGATAAACTGGGTCAGGCGCAGACAGTATCGGTTGTAGCTCCGGGACGTGAAACCGTTGCGCGCGCAATTTCAGCGACAGGCACTTTGGCTGCCCGCCGCGAAATTCCAGTTGGCGTTGTTGGTGAAGGCGGCCAAGTGTCGCAGGTATTTGTCGATGCCGGCGATTGGGTCCAGCAAGGACAGGTTTTGGCCAGCATAGAGCGCTCGGTCCAGTCGCAGCAGATTATTGGTCAGGAAGCGCAAATCAACGCCGCCCGCGCGGACCTGCAATTGGCACAAAACGAGCTCGACCGTGCAATGCAGCTTGTCAGCAGGGGTTTCATCTCAAAAGCTGATGTCGACCGGAAAACGGCGACCCGTGACAGTGCGCGGGCCCGCGTCAGCATAGCGGATGCCCAATTGCGCGAGCTCCGCGCCCGCACCGCGAGACTCGATATTCGTGCGCCTGTTGGCGGTTATGTACTCGAACGCAGCGTTGAACCCGGCCAAACGGTGAGCCAGGGCAGCGGGGTATTGTTCCGTATGGCCAAAGGCGGTGAACTGGAACTGCAAGCTCAACTGGGCGAAACCGAATTGGCGATGATCTCCGTAGGCGTACCGGCAACGGTTACGCCCGTCGGCAGCGATCGTCAGTTTAACGGCACGATCTGGCAGATTGCACCCACCATCAATCAACAATCACGTCAAGGCATTGCCCGCATCGCCCTGCCCTTTGACCGTGCTCTAAAGCCGGGGGGGTTCGCTGCTGTTGAAATCAAGGCGGGCGCTGTCACCGCCGCAGTGCTGCCTGAATCCGCAATTCAGAATGACCGCGACGGAAGTTTTGTCTATATTGTGAATAAGCAAAACAAGGTTCAGCGTCGGGCAGTCAAAACCGGCATCATTACCCAGCAAGGTATTGCGATTAACGAAGGCCTCGACGGAACCGAACGCGTCGTTCTCTATGCAGGCGGCTTCCTTAACCCGGATGAAACAGTCAAGCCAAAGCTGGTCAAAACCGCTGCGCAGAGTGCTGCACGATGA
- a CDS encoding ATP-binding cassette domain-containing protein produces the protein MLAIETRALCKRYGACMVVEDVSLNVPQGCVYGFLGPNGSGKTTTMRLLLGLLKPDGGTIHLNGHDLRRHSRMALAHVGAFVESTSLYEHLDARSNLQITCHLLEIPLADVDRVLEIVELRADAKARVGTFSLGMKQRLALARALLGSPRLLLLDEPTNGLDPDGIVAMRELIRQLPGQIGGTVFVSSHMLAEVQQIAHHAGLMLNGRLIIQNDVRSLLGTDQIVAITVDDAVLAKAVLEAKGMTVEQDANSILRLYCSDSCSPSQQASAANRALIEAGLQVAAIAPEERTLEDVYRNAIARHPAGERQAA, from the coding sequence ATGTTGGCAATCGAAACCCGCGCCTTATGCAAGCGCTACGGTGCCTGCATGGTTGTGGAAGATGTATCGCTGAACGTCCCGCAGGGTTGTGTGTACGGGTTTCTAGGTCCCAACGGGTCAGGGAAAACCACCACTATGCGGCTGTTGCTAGGTTTGCTGAAGCCAGATGGCGGCACCATTCACCTAAATGGCCATGATTTGAGACGGCACAGCAGGATGGCGCTAGCGCACGTTGGCGCATTTGTTGAAAGCACCTCGCTTTACGAGCATCTGGATGCCCGTTCCAATCTTCAGATTACCTGCCATCTTCTTGAAATTCCCTTGGCTGATGTCGATCGCGTTTTGGAAATTGTCGAATTGCGCGCCGATGCAAAGGCCCGTGTTGGCACCTTTTCGTTGGGGATGAAGCAAAGGCTGGCGCTGGCCCGCGCATTGCTCGGAAGCCCGCGTCTGTTGTTGCTTGACGAGCCCACCAACGGACTCGATCCTGACGGAATCGTCGCAATGCGGGAGTTAATTCGACAGCTGCCTGGACAGATTGGCGGGACGGTATTTGTGTCGAGCCATATGCTCGCCGAGGTTCAACAGATCGCGCATCATGCCGGATTGATGCTCAATGGCCGACTCATCATTCAGAATGATGTACGGTCGCTGCTTGGGACTGACCAGATTGTAGCAATAACCGTTGACGACGCTGTTCTTGCCAAAGCCGTGCTGGAGGCAAAAGGCATGACTGTCGAGCAGGACGCTAACTCGATCCTGCGTCTATATTGTTCGGACAGTTGTTCACCTAGTCAGCAGGCATCGGCTGCCAACCGCGCTTTGATCGAAGCGGGACTTCAAGTTGCGGCGATTGCGCCTGAAGAACGAACGCTCGAAGACGTCTATCGCAATGCCATTGCCCGACATCCAGCCGGTGAAAGGCAAGCGGCATGA
- a CDS encoding ABC transporter permease encodes MIRMIFVELQKLKGSLALALALLAPALPGFLAFLSLLNAKSSPRWASVLGEFVLPLWALFLLPMVIAAFTTLVGQIEYRTRGWDHILALPVPRWRIFTAKTVVILAANLAMTILVLVYAWAGAAMGGALGGYAPVGPFPWASISERVGWLLASSTMLVVIQTWVALRFGSFVVPLSVGIAGTLVTLAVAMTRTEEANWFPWVLPQRAMLLPDPLPVAVLGGSGGACLLVLMVIDLSRRQFR; translated from the coding sequence ATGATTCGCATGATTTTTGTTGAACTGCAAAAACTGAAGGGCTCGCTTGCGTTGGCACTGGCTCTGCTTGCGCCAGCCTTGCCGGGGTTTTTGGCGTTCCTGTCGTTGCTGAACGCAAAAAGTTCGCCGAGATGGGCGTCTGTTCTTGGGGAATTTGTTCTGCCGCTTTGGGCGTTGTTTCTGCTGCCTATGGTCATCGCGGCATTCACGACTTTGGTCGGCCAGATCGAATATCGCACGCGCGGCTGGGATCACATCCTCGCACTGCCAGTCCCGCGTTGGCGAATATTCACGGCAAAGACGGTTGTTATTCTAGCTGCCAATTTGGCGATGACTATTCTTGTATTGGTCTACGCTTGGGCCGGTGCGGCGATGGGCGGTGCGTTAGGCGGTTATGCGCCTGTCGGGCCGTTTCCGTGGGCCAGCATATCAGAACGGGTGGGCTGGTTGCTGGCAAGTTCCACTATGCTGGTGGTGATTCAAACATGGGTCGCACTTCGATTCGGGAGTTTTGTTGTGCCATTGAGCGTCGGGATCGCTGGTACGCTGGTTACTTTGGCCGTAGCTATGACTCGAACCGAGGAAGCCAACTGGTTCCCTTGGGTATTACCGCAGCGCGCCATGCTGTTGCCCGATCCACTCCCGGTGGCGGTTTTGGGTGGCAGCGGCGGCGCGTGCCTGTTGGTCCTGATGGTGATTGATTTGTCTCGT
- a CDS encoding DUF4424 family protein: protein MKKFIALLALGAAAAPSFANDSSAAIGLGGLELTHNDAISMDSEDLFLSRQLVTVKYRFTNTSAKDVETLVSFPLPPLPNGIEGYIDAPSFSDWREQLEFKTLVDGKPAELGYHEVLTLAGKPDAKGVEARLTTLGWPVKHWDDYEFSEKYVDKLTQAEKDSLVAEGLLRKEADSDYYSPNWQIQAHVTRKQAFPAGKTITVEHSYKPIAGGSVGGMLTPEYRKESEYFKEYQAAYCIDSAFLKGFDKRIYAERAKVKARGDEYGVAYVEHWLDYVLKSGANWKGPIKDFRLVVDKEKPGNLLSFCMDGVKKISPTRFEVRKSNFEPTRDIQILIAEFYDPNAQ from the coding sequence ATGAAGAAATTTATCGCTTTGCTCGCTCTGGGTGCGGCCGCCGCCCCGTCCTTTGCCAATGATAGTAGCGCCGCCATCGGGCTTGGCGGGCTAGAACTGACCCACAATGACGCTATCAGCATGGACAGCGAAGACCTGTTTCTCTCGCGACAGCTGGTGACGGTGAAGTACCGTTTCACCAACACATCTGCCAAGGATGTCGAAACGCTGGTAAGCTTTCCTCTGCCGCCTTTGCCGAATGGAATTGAAGGCTATATCGACGCGCCGTCCTTCTCCGACTGGCGCGAGCAACTGGAATTCAAAACGTTGGTTGACGGGAAGCCGGCAGAGCTCGGCTATCACGAGGTGCTAACTCTAGCGGGCAAACCCGATGCGAAAGGCGTGGAGGCGCGCCTGACGACGCTGGGATGGCCAGTCAAGCATTGGGATGATTATGAATTCAGTGAGAAATATGTCGACAAGCTGACCCAGGCCGAAAAGGATTCACTGGTTGCCGAGGGGCTGCTGCGCAAGGAGGCGGACAGTGATTATTATTCACCGAACTGGCAGATTCAGGCGCATGTAACGCGCAAACAGGCCTTCCCTGCAGGCAAGACGATCACGGTCGAACATAGCTATAAGCCGATCGCGGGTGGCAGTGTCGGTGGTATGCTAACCCCCGAATATCGCAAGGAAAGCGAGTATTTTAAGGAGTATCAGGCCGCCTACTGTATCGACAGCGCATTCCTCAAAGGCTTTGACAAGCGCATATATGCGGAGCGCGCCAAAGTCAAGGCGCGCGGCGATGAATATGGAGTCGCTTATGTCGAACACTGGCTGGACTATGTGTTGAAATCAGGGGCCAACTGGAAAGGCCCGATCAAGGACTTCCGCCTTGTGGTCGACAAGGAAAAGCCCGGCAATCTGCTCAGCTTCTGCATGGATGGGGTGAAAAAGATCAGCCCGACGCGCTTTGAGGTTCGCAAGTCCAACTTCGAGCCTACGCGCGACATCCAGATTCTAATTGCGGAGTTTTACGACCCCAATGCCCAATGA
- a CDS encoding GlsB/YeaQ/YmgE family stress response membrane protein — MGWIIAIIVGGIAGWLASKVMNRDASMGVIWNVVAGCVGSVVGNLIANQFGIVGSVKEFSITGLVVAFVGAVIVLGILNMVQRGKVR; from the coding sequence ATGGGTTGGATAATTGCAATCATCGTGGGCGGCATAGCCGGTTGGTTGGCCAGTAAAGTGATGAACCGTGATGCTTCCATGGGCGTAATCTGGAACGTAGTTGCCGGTTGCGTCGGGTCTGTCGTAGGCAACCTCATCGCCAACCAGTTCGGCATCGTTGGCAGCGTAAAAGAATTTTCGATCACGGGTCTGGTCGTCGCCTTTGTTGGCGCGGTGATTGTACTAGGCATCCTCAATATGGTGCAGCGCGGCAAAGTCCGCTAA
- a CDS encoding helix-turn-helix domain-containing protein, with the protein MPIQITLDAVLTSRGITGKQLAKEVGLSETQLSLFRSGKVRGIRFSTLARLCAILNCRPGDLIDYDYDPADIEASEDS; encoded by the coding sequence ATGCCAATCCAGATCACATTGGATGCAGTGCTGACTAGCCGGGGAATAACGGGAAAGCAGTTGGCAAAAGAGGTAGGTCTTAGCGAAACCCAGCTGTCGTTATTCCGTTCGGGTAAGGTACGGGGAATTCGATTTTCGACACTGGCGAGGCTCTGTGCAATTCTCAACTGCCGCCCGGGTGATTTGATCGATTATGACTATGATCCTGCCGACATCGAAGCATCAGAAGATAGCTAG
- a CDS encoding serine hydrolase domain-containing protein, whose product MPRYKLPLGATAISLLLASCGGEAEPKPADTLPAIENIADDAAPGKTRLASTIAPFFEDPALEETRAIVIMHGGRVVAERYAPGYGPDSRLISWSMAKSVTATLIGMMVADGLLVLDDPAPVPEWSSPGDPRAKITLRQLLHMSSGLDHTEMAEGDKAIYEADTTRLLFLDGRENVARYAEKRNLEAEPGRHFEYSTATSHILADIMTRTLTDSSDPVVRRNAMLEYARGRLFEPLGMTSAVPEFDRSGTMLGGSMIHATARDWAKFGEFLRNNGSVRSAQLLPTSWTRFMKMSSANDPAYGGHLWLNKRRPEGRDQVLFPGKAPSDVFAALGHLGQFVVVSPQHRLTIVRLGKTQDDQLDPINDQIAKLIAIFPKS is encoded by the coding sequence ATGCCTAGATACAAATTGCCTCTTGGCGCAACCGCCATTTCATTGCTGCTCGCAAGTTGCGGCGGTGAAGCCGAACCCAAGCCTGCGGACACTTTACCGGCGATTGAAAATATTGCCGATGATGCTGCCCCCGGGAAGACACGTCTTGCGTCGACCATCGCACCCTTTTTCGAGGATCCAGCGTTGGAGGAAACCCGCGCCATCGTCATTATGCATGGCGGCAGGGTGGTCGCAGAACGCTATGCGCCCGGTTACGGACCAGATAGCCGCCTGATCAGTTGGTCGATGGCAAAAAGTGTAACGGCCACGCTTATCGGCATGATGGTGGCGGATGGTTTGCTGGTACTCGATGATCCCGCTCCGGTTCCCGAATGGTCCAGTCCGGGCGATCCGCGTGCCAAGATTACATTGCGCCAATTGTTGCACATGTCATCGGGTCTCGATCACACCGAAATGGCGGAGGGCGACAAAGCCATATACGAAGCTGATACCACCCGCCTGCTGTTCCTTGATGGTCGTGAAAATGTCGCGCGCTATGCGGAGAAGCGCAACCTGGAGGCCGAACCGGGACGCCATTTTGAGTATTCCACCGCGACCAGCCACATATTGGCCGACATCATGACGCGGACATTGACTGACAGCAGCGATCCGGTCGTTCGACGCAATGCGATGCTCGAATATGCCCGTGGTCGTTTGTTTGAACCATTGGGTATGACCAGCGCGGTGCCGGAGTTTGATCGTAGCGGTACAATGCTGGGTGGCAGTATGATTCACGCTACCGCCCGGGATTGGGCAAAGTTCGGCGAATTTCTGCGCAACAATGGCTCGGTGCGCTCGGCGCAACTGCTACCAACCAGCTGGACGCGGTTCATGAAGATGTCGAGCGCCAACGATCCGGCCTATGGGGGGCATCTGTGGCTCAACAAAAGGCGGCCAGAGGGCAGGGATCAGGTTCTGTTCCCGGGAAAGGCTCCATCTGACGTTTTTGCGGCCCTCGGCCATCTGGGCCAGTTCGTGGTGGTTTCGCCACAACACCGTCTGACAATTGTTCGTCTCGGTAAGACGCAAGACGATCAACTTGATCCGATCAACGACCAGATCGCAAAATTGATTGCGATTTTCCCGAAAAGCTAG
- a CDS encoding DUF3297 family protein — translation MTDSNNLPPDRLSIHPFSEYFDQDALSRGIGIRFKGEQKTTVEEYCISEGWIKVSAGKSRDRHGRPMQLTLKGPVEAWYEDLGDHAPVAKA, via the coding sequence ATGACTGACAGCAATAATCTTCCGCCCGACCGCCTTTCGATTCACCCCTTCAGCGAATATTTCGATCAGGACGCGCTGTCGCGCGGCATCGGGATCCGCTTCAAGGGCGAGCAGAAGACGACGGTTGAGGAATATTGCATTTCCGAAGGCTGGATAAAGGTTTCCGCTGGCAAAAGCCGCGACCGTCACGGCCGCCCGATGCAACTGACCCTGAAGGGACCGGTTGAGGCTTGGTACGAAGATTTGGGCGACCACGCCCCGGTCGCCAAAGCCTAG
- the mnmA gene encoding tRNA 2-thiouridine(34) synthase MnmA, with protein sequence MNALTSSADFQLGPNLSGKRIVVAMSGGVDSSVVAALAARSGAETIGVTLQLYDHGSAVKRAGSCCAGQDIRDARAVADRLGIMHYVFDHESRFRDSVIDHFADEYMRGRTPIPCVRCNMGVKFTDLFRLAKELGADCLATGHYVRRIEGGSGPELHRALDPARDQSYFLFATTGEQLDFLRFPLGGMPKTAVREIAQDMGLVVANKPDSQDICFVPEGDYAAVVRKIRPEADSDGPIVDMEGRELGRHKGLIHYTVGQRRGLEIGGLSEPLYVVRLDPQTQAVVVGPKRALAVSAARIVEPNWLSDVQGRQVMAKVRSLAKPVPATMDGEWLRFASDEYGVAPGQAAVLYEGDRVLGGGWIEETAGAEACLV encoded by the coding sequence ATGAATGCATTAACTTCCTCTGCGGATTTCCAACTGGGCCCGAATCTGTCGGGAAAGCGAATCGTGGTCGCGATGTCGGGCGGCGTCGATTCGTCCGTGGTTGCGGCACTCGCTGCGAGATCTGGTGCGGAGACCATCGGTGTCACACTCCAGCTCTATGATCATGGCAGTGCCGTAAAACGCGCCGGCAGCTGTTGCGCCGGGCAGGATATACGCGACGCACGCGCTGTCGCCGACCGGCTGGGCATCATGCATTATGTTTTTGATCATGAAAGCCGGTTCCGGGATTCAGTGATCGACCATTTTGCCGATGAATATATGCGTGGCCGCACCCCTATTCCGTGCGTGCGTTGTAATATGGGTGTGAAATTCACCGACTTGTTTCGCCTTGCCAAGGAATTGGGCGCCGATTGCCTGGCGACCGGACATTATGTCCGGCGTATCGAAGGCGGGTCAGGACCGGAGCTGCATCGCGCGCTCGATCCGGCCCGTGACCAGAGCTATTTCCTCTTTGCAACAACCGGGGAACAACTGGATTTTCTGCGTTTCCCGTTGGGCGGTATGCCCAAAACTGCGGTGCGTGAAATCGCTCAGGACATGGGTTTGGTCGTCGCCAACAAGCCTGACAGCCAGGATATCTGCTTTGTACCTGAGGGGGACTATGCTGCGGTAGTCCGTAAAATTCGGCCTGAAGCGGACAGTGATGGTCCCATCGTCGATATGGAAGGACGCGAACTCGGACGGCACAAAGGGTTGATTCATTATACGGTGGGGCAAAGACGCGGGCTCGAAATCGGCGGACTTTCTGAGCCACTCTATGTAGTCCGCCTCGATCCACAAACGCAGGCGGTCGTCGTCGGGCCAAAGCGGGCCTTGGCTGTCAGTGCGGCCCGTATCGTCGAACCCAACTGGCTTTCGGATGTCCAAGGACGTCAGGTGATGGCCAAGGTGCGTTCGCTTGCCAAGCCTGTTCCCGCTACGATGGACGGCGAATGGCTGCGCTTTGCGTCAGACGAATATGGAGTCGCGCCGGGGCAGGCTGCAGTGCTCTATGAAGGCGACAGGGTATTGGGCGGTGGTTGGATTGAAGAAACGGCAGGTGCCGAAGCCTGCTTAGTTTAA